One part of the Thiothrix nivea DSM 5205 genome encodes these proteins:
- a CDS encoding acyltransferase family protein: protein MIYRKEIDGLRAVAVLPVIFYHAGFAWFPGGYVGVDVFFVISGYLITSIILGELEAGRFTLAGFYERRARRILPALFFVLLACLPFAWLWLLPDELTAFGQSVMAVVGFVSNILFWLQTDYFGPTAEQIPLLHTWSLAVEEQYYLLFPLFMLLAWKLGKRWLVGVIAAVALLSLGWSEWLWRQSVEANFYLIPSRAWELMVGALTAFYLHKNTAAQGRAAQFASLLGLGLLACAVLLFDNGIPFPSLYALVPVVGAALLILFARPATWVGRLLACRVLVGIGLVSYSAYLWHQPVFVFARMQSMEEPGMELMAALSLLSLLLAWFSWRWVEKPFRDRRHFTRKQIFTSAAIGSLILLAIGGWLVWAQGVPSRFTGL, encoded by the coding sequence GTGATTTATCGAAAGGAAATTGACGGGTTGCGTGCCGTCGCCGTTCTTCCTGTCATCTTCTACCATGCCGGTTTTGCTTGGTTTCCCGGTGGCTATGTGGGTGTGGATGTGTTTTTCGTCATCAGCGGTTACCTGATCACCTCCATTATTCTGGGTGAGCTGGAAGCAGGACGTTTTACCCTGGCCGGATTCTACGAACGTCGCGCCCGCCGCATCCTGCCCGCGCTGTTTTTTGTGTTGCTGGCCTGCCTGCCATTTGCCTGGTTGTGGTTACTGCCGGACGAGCTGACAGCTTTTGGTCAAAGTGTTATGGCGGTGGTGGGGTTTGTCTCCAACATCCTGTTCTGGTTGCAAACCGACTATTTTGGCCCGACGGCGGAGCAGATTCCACTGCTGCATACCTGGAGCCTGGCGGTGGAGGAGCAGTATTACTTGTTGTTCCCGCTATTCATGTTGCTGGCATGGAAACTGGGCAAGCGCTGGTTGGTGGGCGTGATTGCAGCTGTTGCGCTACTCAGCCTGGGTTGGTCGGAATGGTTGTGGCGGCAGTCGGTGGAAGCCAATTTCTACCTGATTCCCAGCCGTGCGTGGGAATTGATGGTGGGGGCACTGACGGCGTTTTACCTTCATAAAAATACGGCTGCGCAGGGAAGGGCGGCACAGTTCGCCAGCCTGTTGGGGTTGGGGTTGCTGGCTTGCGCTGTGCTGCTGTTTGATAACGGTATCCCGTTCCCCAGCCTGTATGCGCTCGTCCCGGTGGTGGGGGCTGCGTTGCTGATCCTGTTTGCCCGTCCAGCAACCTGGGTTGGGCGCTTGCTGGCTTGCCGGGTGTTGGTGGGTATCGGGTTGGTTTCCTACAGCGCCTATCTATGGCATCAGCCAGTGTTTGTGTTCGCGCGGATGCAAAGTATGGAAGAGCCAGGTATGGAACTAATGGCGGCCTTGAGCTTGCTGTCGTTGCTATTGGCGTGGTTTAGCTGGCGCTGGGTAGAAAAACCGTTCCGCGACCGCCGCCATTTTACCCGCAAGCAAATCTTTACCAGCGCAGCCATCGGCAGTTTG